GTGTCTTTTCGAGGAGCATATATACATGCTGGGTGATGTAATGGCAAAGAGCCAGATGTTCCCTCACGGTCCCATGGACGTCGTTAAGTTTGAAGGAGAACTTGTAGGGCTTTAGGCTGTCCCTGTGGCAAAGATAGCCATCTTCAGTGAAGAAATACGGGTAGTCCGATTGACTCTGGTTGCTTGGTTCTGAGCACTCTGACATCATTTTCTACCTGAACAGCACAGGGATCAGGTTGCATACAGCTATTAATTCAAATATTCACAAACTAATTGTTTGTAGGCTAGATGACTGCATGAATTTAAGTCTTAAATGGGTGCAGCACTAAATAATTCACTATTTTCTATACTCCAGCACGTCATTCATGCTATCTGTTAACTGTAAAGTGGAATCAAGTGTTTTAGAACCTAAAAAGACAAGCTTCAGCACCGAATTTCCCCAAAATATGTAAACTACATCCGTTTCTCACCCTGTTGTGGAACCTGACTGTAGAATGTTGAACTTTGCTTACTCATTAGTATGTATGTTATGAGCTACCCCTCAccaattaaattattaaagcCTGTAGGTGTTGCTAATTTGGCTTCACCGGTAGTACTTGAATACTACACCGGATATTATTCCGCGAAAATGGCTGCGACCTTGCTGAATGCATGTTGACAACTGTGTTATCTTTAGAAGATGATGTGAAAATTTATTTACtattgtactttaaaaaaattataattagcCATGTTATCCATGCTTAGAAACGTGTTTTTCGAGCTAACGATCAGAAATCCCGAATGCCCAGGTAGCTGAATAAGTTACTTTGAAAAGCTAACATGGCAAGCTAGCTAATTTTGACACAGCCCGCTAGCTAGCATAACTAGCTGTAGTTACGATTCTTTCCAGttcagtaatttaatttaacGTCATCTGTATTCATTCTTGCAAACAGCATCAGATCAAATTTCACAgtgttcattttttcccctctgctcTGTCTTCTGCCATCTTCAGCTGTCCTGCAGAATCACATGAGGGTGCTCTCAGCTGGGTTAAAGACATACGAAATGCCACCGGATTATAGTGGTAAAGgcatctttttcttctttaaactACCCAGTAGTTGTACACTGAATATTCTAAGGCTAGCTAGCATGCTCAGCCAATGTGGTTTGACTAGTTGTTGAATTCTGCAGTGGTCGCAAACCTGTTGATGTAAACCAGTGAAATTATGACAGATCAGCAAATATTTGTAgcatgtttgatttatttgtaaatggcATGCTGAATTACTTGAAgtacatgtaaatttaaattGGAGTACTTCACTACACTATAGTCAACTCCTTTATCTCAGTTAATGCTTCATGTAAAGGTTTCATGTTTCATATCCCAAAATAATGGAATAAATACTACTTTGTTTCTTGGCTCCCATAAAGATGTGGTTCTACCAGAGAAGCCCAAACTGAAGTTCCTCAATAAGGTCCCTGAATTGAAAAAAGCCaagaaagagatgaaaaagCTTCGTGATATTCAGGGGCCAGAAAAAACTGCCAATACATTTACAAGTGGACAGTATGCCATTGTGGTGGGTGCTTCACTCTGcttcactgttttgttgttcCTGTACTTAATATACATTCTTCATATAAAATGACGGCAAGGGGTGTtaactttgttttcattttctcagtttttaggatactctttttgttttgtagattGTGCATTtgagaaatatttgttttttttttgagactTGTGGTCAATAGAGTGACAGCAGTTGCACAAGTGACAGCTTGGCCAGAATGATATAGCCcagcctttttcctttttctctttctgtgtggtCAGATCTCATTTCCTCACACAATGCAGGTCATGACCGGTTGTGTTTTGATATAATTTACTGTGGCAGTGATGTCTGTCATGACATCGCTCTGCTTGGGACTCGGCTGCTTAGATTCCAGCTCTCGGTGCGTCGTACAGCGTGCCCAGTGCATGCTGGGGGAATGGTGCTTGAGTGCTTGCAGCAGGAGCCTGAGCCCCACACAGTCCAAATCGCTGGCATCGATGAATCTGACGTACTTTATCAGTAAACGGTCTTTTTCTGTCCGCTGCTTCATCCATCTGCAGAGCAGAGTGGCAGCTTTCCTGTACCTAGTCATTAAGCTGCTCCTCTATGTCCTATATCATAATCGTGGCTAGTATTGTTTGACAAAGGAATTGCCTTTAGCTTGCTGGCTGTTGCTTCACCAGTCATTGTTGAAACCATATCGATGGCTGAAGGAAGCATTAATTCCTAGGTTATAGTGTGTGGCGTTTTACACTGAGCAACTCTGAGGGTGACTTGTATGAGGTAAGTTGAGCATTTGAAGGCAAAGACGCAGCTTTAGTACAGCGACTCTTGTGCATGACAGTTTgagtcgttttttttttttttctgaagaaaTCAGCTGGTTTGTGCCCTGGATGTGTTGTCTCCAAATGACTTGTTTGGTTTCAAACTGTAAGAGtattttcacataaaaaatgactttttttgttataggctgaattaataaaaataataaactatttCCATTTTATGTAAGATTGGATAATAACACTTGGACCATTTTAATTAAGAGTCAGAAATGGCAAACGAACCAAAACAATGCTGTTTTCCTATGTGGCCTGTACTGACCATGTCTGTCATGTTCAAACCACACCTGCCTGGAGAGAATTTGTGAAATGTGAAGTCTGTTGTAGTGCAtttctccatttatttatttatttatttatttatttatttttaacctaGAGCATAGTCCTTTTGATGTGACATGTCAGTTTCATACCATTCCCTTGTATAATGTCCAACCTTTCCCCCCCAATGAGTCTACCAATGAGAGCAGTGGTCATTACCACACAAAATCAGGGTCcagtacatttttctttagtgacgaaagtgtatgtatatatttttaaccgtttacagattaaaaaaaaccaaaaacctaaagctgtaaaaaaaactCAGTTGTAATGCAGCTAAAACCTAAAAGGGAGAAAATAACCATGTTGTGGTTCATGTTTTTAACAAGAACTTCATAAAGGTTCATCTAATATAATCTGGTTTgtctttttcattcatgttcagCAAAGTGTTGATACACCAGGCTGATACTCGGATGTCCTTATTTATCATGAAAGATGGATTAAAAACAAGCTCGATTTCATTCTTTCATCCAGAAGCTTGATTCCAAATTCTCAAATGCCATTTCTGCTGTCGTTCTTCCAGGCCATGGGTGGAGGCTACTTGCACTGGGGACACATGGAGATGATGAGACTCACCATTAATCGCCGCATGGACCCACGCACCACCTTCGCCCTGTGGCGCATCAGTGCCCCGTATAAGCCTATCACCCGCAAGGGCCTGGGCCAGCGTATGGGCGGAGGCAAGGGAGCCATCGACCACTACGTCACACCGGTGAAGTGCGGACGCTTAATAGTAGAACTCGGAGGCTACATCGAACTGGCCGAGGTGGAGCCAATGCTTAAAGAAGTGGCGAAGAAGCTGCCCTTCCCGGCTAAGGTTTGCCTTCCATCTGGACTGTGTCAGAATTGCTGTTGAGTTCCAGGCACTTCTTTGTCTCTTCTTGAATGGCCATCTGTAGGCGAGTAGGCTTCAGAAGTTAATGTTcaagcttggtgtgtgtgtgtgctggagtatAGTATCCTAAATCATTAGGAAAACGAAGTTATTAAACAATGGAGTTTTTGGGTTGGCAGATTAAAGtgaaagaaagcagaaagcaaaTCAAATGACAGCTCGTCAGCCCTGCTGTATTAATTCTCATATTTTAAGCAAGTCATTCAAATCTTAAGCAGGCAGAAATACCCTGCACTTTAGTTTTTGGTGATTTGGCATGTGAAGGACttgtattttgacattttaatgctCAGCAACAAATGAACAcggcattatatatatatatatatatatatatatatatatatatatatatatatatatatatatatatatatatatatatatatatatatatatatgaataatgaaacatttttgtgtacaaaaatattttttcaccaGATCATTAGCAAATGATTCCATGTTTGGAAAAGGGGGGGGAATAAGAACTAAATATGCAAGTTATGCTGAATCCACtgatttatattaattatatttcatatctCTGTAGTTCGACACGCTTGAACTTTGATACATGAAGTCCAGGTATCGGTTGACGGGTTGGTTTTCATATGTTCATCTGGTGCTGTTCACCTATAGGTGGTGAGTAAGGAGAGTCTGGCTGCTATGCAGCAAGAGCAGGCTGAGATGGAGGCGAACAACCAGAACCCCTGGACCTTCGAGAGGATAGTCAGATCTAACATGCTGGGCATCCGCAAGGTCCTCAGCCCCTTTGACCTCCACAATCACGGCCGCTACACTGGCAAGTTCTTCAACCCGGGCCGGGTCTGAGTCCACGCCAGCGTGTGACGGGTGGTCATCACCACAACCGCTGAGGAAGTGCATGGACTTTTCCTCATGCTGCTTCACTGGGTCTAAGTGCTTAATATGGATTTGAAGGTGCGAGACTCATCAGACCCCATTTTTTCATCAATAGCTGGATGTTCTTTCAGATATGTTGAGGGTCATTCAGCGTGCAGTACACCCCTAGTGTCATGAAAAGGCCATATAAGATTATCAATATCTTTTCATAGCTTTGGTCAAAGAGTGAGCTTCTGGGAAAAATCTGGGAGGTGATGAAATGGCAAGCTGTAGTATGTAATTGTGTACACTTTAACGGTCACATTAAAAATTCTTTTGTCTGCTGATGTCACTTATGCAGAAAGGTTTCAGAATCATGATACACACAACTCCCAAATTCTGAAAGTAAATTCTGATTTGAATTACCAAGTAAAAAGGAAGCCACTGTGGGACAAAGTTAATAAATGAGTAAAGTGTGAAGCTGTCTGTCTTTCCGAGGAATAAAGCAGCATGAAGGAATTGCCACACTGAAGAGCTGTAGcaagtcttttattttgttatgacTGAAAACCATACATGCATTTCTAAATCGGCGTATAATCTAGCAACAATACATACAGTGTCAATAAAGCCACAACTTTACACAGTTGCGACTTGCAGACCATTTTCCATTTGCTTAAATGATCTCTGAGAGAAACCTTTACAGGATTTGCATTCATTACTGAAGGGGGTTCATGTTGgataaaatgaacattaaaaagtTGACTTGTTAGCTGTATGTTCTTAAGCAGTACTTTTGGTGCTTCTTAATGAAGGGAGTCTCTGGGATGCTCCAAACATCTCACAGATAACCATCATATTTCGCTGTCTTTGTAGTTGCTTTtagcatgtttgttttgcttggtCATGTTTCTAGCTCATGTTGCCTTTTTATATAGGTCATAGTTCAATTAATTTGCAAGAGACAACCCAAGCAACTGAATTTTCATGTTGTACATACACCAAGGtttttgctttggataaattgTAAATCTTTTATTACTAAAAGTTGAAGCCTTGGAGATGCCCAAACTGCTCTGTCATAATGCTGGTATTAGAACACACGCCACATTGGTACTTCTATACGAAGCTTTTGTTTTGAACTACCCATGACATTTCCATCAAAGCATAAATATTTTCTCCAGACTTTTCCAAATGTTTGACACTCTATAGCCACTCACCCATTAGACAAAGAAATACACAGGATTTTGTTTGCTGAGGTTCAAATGGGGTTTGCACATGGCAGATGGCATCCTGGACAAACAATTCTTGGTGGATGACATGCAAGCCTCTGATTTCATGAAGCTGCTAAGGATAAGATGAATCAGAACCACAGAAACTAACGACTTTCTTATTTCAGTTCTATTAATCTTATTACTACGTGTTTACAATTCAGAAGATTAAAAGGGATAGTTCATCTAAATTATATGAACTAGGTTTATATTTGTTGAAAGTAATGTCATGATGGCATGCTTTATTTGGTCTGGGGAGCAAGCAtcacatatgtgtgtgcctgtcacCCTAGAACTTTAGGAAGGAGCAGTAATACCTGGATACAGAATGTATGTCTTGTTCAAGATGTGGATGTCACCTTCATTTTAGTAGATGTGCTTTGGATCAAGTGGGTCTGAATCTTTTACCCTTTGCAATAGACTCTAATCGAGCTTGTCTGTtgcagtatgtgtatgtatatatatatatatatatatatatatatatatatatatatatatagatatagatgtgtgtgtatatatatatagatagatgtgtgtgtgtgtgtatatatatatacacacatctatctctatatctctctcatatatatctctatatatacatatacacacatatctatctatctatctatctatctatctatatatatatatatacacatacatacacacacatctatatatatatgcacacacatctttctatatatacatctatctatatatgtctctctctctatatatagagagagagacatagatagatgtatatatagaaagatgtgtgtgtgtatatatatatatatatatagatatatatagatatgtgtgtatatatatatatatatatatatatacacacatatctatatatatctatatatagatatatctatatatatctacatacatatatatatatcatatatatatatacacatacatacatacacacacacacacatctatatatatatatatatatacacacacacacctatctatatatacatctatctatctatatatatatatatatatatagatagatgtatatatagataggtgtgtgtacacatctatctatctatctatctatatatatatatatatatatagatagatgtatatatagataggtgtgtgtgtgtatatatatatatatatatatatatagatgtgtgtgtgtgtatgtatgtatgtgtatatatatatatgatatatatatgtatgtatatatatataatatatatatatatatatatatatatagatatatagatatatagatatagatgtgtgtatatatatatatatatatatatatatatatatatatatatatatgagagatagatatatagatagatagatgtgtgtatatataaatagatgtgtgtgtatgtatgtatgtgtgtatatataagatatatatataagatatatatatatatatatatatatatagatatatatatatgagagagatagatatatagatagatagatgtgtgtgtatatatagatatagatatatagatatagatatagatgtgtgtgtatatatatatatatatatatatatatataatgatataatgtatagatagatgtgtgtgtatatatagatagatgtgtgtgtgtatgtgtgtgtgtatatatatatatatatagatagatatagatatatatatatatgagagagatagatatatagatagatagatgtgtgtatatatatatatagatatagatatatagatatagatatatagatatagatgtgtgtatatatatatatatatatatatataatgatataatgtatagatagatgtgtgtgtatatatagatagatgtgtgtgtgtatgtgtgtgtatatatatatatatatatatatatatatatatatatagatagatatagatgtgtgtgtatatatatatatatatatatatatacacgagagatatctacatatctatatatatatatatatatatatatatatatatatctatatatctatatatatatatatatatatatacatatatatagatagatagatatagatatatatagatatatgtgtgtatatatattgggagatggatatatatatagagagatatatagatagatatagatgtgtgtatgtatgtatatatatatatatatatatatatatatatatatatatatatatatatatatatatatatgtgtgtgtgtgtgtgtgtgtgtgtgtgtgtatatatatatatatacacacacacacatacacacacacacacacacacatctatatatatctatatctatctatatatatctccatatatatatatatatatatatatatatatatatatatatatatatatatatatatatatatatatatatatatccatatctatatctatatctatatatccatatatatggATACAATTCAGTTCCTGGTTAAAGTATGACCTTACATGAATCATCCAGATTCCAGTCTTCAGGAAAGCACTTTCTTTATGTACAGTTAGATGGGTGCATGTGTCAGGTCAATTATGAAGGCTGTTACTGCAACAGTAAACCTATTGAGATGAAAACCTAATGTAACAAAATGTATAGACACAAAGCACGGAACTGGCACCTGTTTCATATTCTGCTTGCTTATAGGGGAACAGCCAAAATCCCAATGGATGGGCTTGGGGTGTTGCTACCATCTATGTACTGGGTTCATGAACTCTGACTATAGCTCTAAGAATTGTTGACCATTTTACCAAGGCCTGTCTAAGGATACATGGATGTTTTCTTGGCTGAAAAGTGACGGTAAGTCACCTGAACAGATTATTGATTagtgtttcattattttt
The sequence above is a segment of the Electrophorus electricus isolate fEleEle1 chromosome 16, fEleEle1.pri, whole genome shotgun sequence genome. Coding sequences within it:
- the mrpl16 gene encoding 39S ribosomal protein L16, mitochondrial translates to MLSMLRNVFFELTIRNPECPAVLQNHMRVLSAGLKTYEMPPDYSDVVLPEKPKLKFLNKVPELKKAKKEMKKLRDIQGPEKTANTFTSGQYAIVAMGGGYLHWGHMEMMRLTINRRMDPRTTFALWRISAPYKPITRKGLGQRMGGGKGAIDHYVTPVKCGRLIVELGGYIELAEVEPMLKEVAKKLPFPAKVVSKESLAAMQQEQAEMEANNQNPWTFERIVRSNMLGIRKVLSPFDLHNHGRYTGKFFNPGRV